The Burkholderia ubonensis genome has a window encoding:
- the sctC gene encoding type III secretion system outer membrane ring subunit SctC, with translation MRRRVASVWFQSRGLQRAALALCATALLSASLCMMLAQPARAADLRWRNKPFTIVANGKKIADFIRELAASQGVTAVVDPKVDGVISGRFSGTPQQTLDTICSTYGLTWYYDGSFLYVDPADQSQTQMIPIPPNAAGEIGRALQAMQVADKRFTLVINDRANSVYVAGPRRYVELVRQAIGTVGDPAANGQHADIRAFRLKYGWASDFTINRSGKEVTVPGVATILRRLFGKSGVETSLVPASASLGQAARQVKLGSGLTIAVPRLDFPDISGGPRSGGYGGGSDGSGAFSPFTNAGGGGDTLPQIVADPAINAVIVRDLPENMYRYQSLIGQLDERPRIVEINVTIIDINEDSLDSLGIDWRLHTKHGDVQIGNGANPLTGNTQFGGAGNPPLTFGIDTNTSEAGQIGAFMPTGIALTASIGGSLRNYLLTRVNALAQKGQAQLHSKPKVLALDNTEAILENLTQFYVQVQGYQDSSLYSVTTGTSIKVTPMIVDEAARAAAAGGPQSVMMSIDIQDGNIVPGQAVSNVPVIQQRNIVTKTMIDEGKSLLIAGFNDDEVRLNKSGVPWLSDIPLIGNLFKYTDKTGNHMERFYLLTPRVVTTASMYAPDGSPVNPGLAVPPNPDGLSMYRPPDNDVAVPLTPKPLPGTKFGPPALPPPKDAAAQPVAMTAGASAHVDDRH, from the coding sequence ATGCGCCGACGCGTCGCTTCGGTCTGGTTCCAATCCCGCGGCCTGCAGCGGGCCGCACTCGCGCTGTGCGCGACGGCGCTGCTGTCGGCGTCGCTTTGCATGATGCTCGCGCAGCCCGCGCGCGCGGCGGATCTGCGCTGGCGCAACAAGCCGTTCACGATCGTCGCGAACGGCAAGAAGATCGCCGATTTCATCCGCGAGCTGGCGGCGTCGCAGGGCGTGACGGCGGTCGTCGATCCGAAGGTGGACGGCGTGATCAGCGGCCGCTTCTCCGGCACGCCGCAGCAGACGCTCGACACGATCTGCTCGACCTACGGGCTCACGTGGTACTACGACGGCTCGTTCCTGTACGTCGATCCCGCCGACCAGTCGCAGACGCAGATGATCCCGATCCCGCCGAACGCGGCCGGCGAGATCGGCCGCGCGCTGCAGGCGATGCAGGTGGCCGACAAGCGCTTCACGCTCGTGATCAACGACCGCGCGAACAGCGTGTACGTAGCGGGGCCGCGCCGCTACGTCGAGCTCGTGCGGCAGGCGATCGGCACGGTCGGCGACCCGGCGGCGAACGGCCAGCACGCGGACATCCGCGCGTTCCGGCTCAAGTACGGCTGGGCGTCGGATTTCACGATCAACCGCTCGGGCAAGGAAGTGACGGTGCCGGGCGTCGCGACGATCCTGCGCCGGCTGTTCGGCAAGAGCGGCGTCGAAACGAGTCTCGTGCCGGCGAGCGCGTCGCTCGGCCAGGCGGCGCGCCAGGTAAAGCTCGGCTCGGGGCTGACGATCGCGGTGCCGCGCCTCGATTTTCCGGATATTTCCGGGGGGCCGCGCTCGGGCGGCTACGGCGGCGGCAGCGACGGATCCGGCGCGTTCTCGCCGTTCACGAACGCGGGCGGCGGCGGAGACACGCTGCCGCAGATCGTTGCCGACCCCGCGATCAACGCGGTGATCGTGCGCGACCTGCCGGAGAACATGTACCGCTACCAGTCGCTGATCGGCCAGCTCGACGAGCGGCCGCGCATCGTCGAGATCAACGTGACGATCATCGACATCAACGAGGATTCGCTCGACAGCCTCGGCATCGACTGGCGCCTGCACACGAAGCACGGCGACGTGCAGATCGGCAACGGCGCGAACCCGCTGACCGGCAACACGCAGTTCGGCGGCGCGGGCAATCCGCCGCTGACGTTCGGCATCGACACCAACACCAGCGAGGCGGGCCAGATCGGCGCGTTCATGCCGACCGGCATCGCGCTGACCGCGTCGATCGGCGGCTCGCTGCGCAACTACCTGCTGACGCGCGTGAACGCGCTCGCGCAGAAGGGGCAGGCGCAGCTCCACTCGAAGCCGAAAGTGCTCGCGCTCGACAACACCGAGGCGATCCTCGAGAACCTCACGCAGTTCTACGTGCAGGTGCAGGGCTACCAGGATTCGTCGCTGTACAGCGTGACGACCGGCACGAGCATCAAGGTGACGCCGATGATCGTCGACGAAGCCGCGCGGGCCGCGGCGGCCGGCGGCCCGCAGAGCGTGATGATGTCGATCGACATCCAGGACGGCAACATCGTGCCGGGCCAGGCCGTGTCGAACGTGCCGGTGATCCAGCAGCGCAACATCGTCACGAAGACGATGATCGACGAGGGCAAGAGCCTGCTGATCGCGGGCTTCAACGACGACGAGGTGCGGCTGAACAAGAGCGGCGTGCCGTGGCTGTCGGACATCCCGCTGATCGGCAACCTGTTCAAGTACACCGACAAGACCGGCAACCACATGGAGCGCTTCTATCTGCTGACGCCGCGCGTGGTCACGACCGCTTCGATGTACGCGCCGGACGGCTCGCCGGTGAATCCGGGTCTCGCCGTGCCGCCGAATCCCGACGGGCTGTCGATGTATCGCCCGCCGGACAACGACGTCGCGGTGCCGCTGACGCCGAAGCCGCTGCCCGGCACGAAGTTCGGCCCGCCCGCGTTGCCGCCGCCGAAGGACGCGGCGGCGCAGCCCGTGGCGATGACCGCAGGAGCGTCCGCCCATGTCGACGACCGCCATTGA
- the sctS gene encoding type III secretion system export apparatus subunit SctS yields the protein MTGSTILDLTRQALMLVLLLSLPIVAIATVTGLVVAILQAVTQVQDANLGMAVRLIAVMVALVLLSGWLGGEVLRFAQQALERMFVSSTGVF from the coding sequence ATGACGGGCTCGACGATTCTCGATCTCACCCGGCAGGCGCTGATGCTGGTGCTGCTGCTGTCGCTGCCGATCGTCGCGATCGCGACGGTCACGGGCCTCGTCGTCGCGATCCTGCAGGCGGTCACGCAGGTGCAGGACGCCAACCTCGGCATGGCGGTGCGGCTGATCGCCGTGATGGTCGCGCTCGTGCTGCTGTCGGGCTGGCTCGGCGGCGAGGTGCTGCGCTTCGCGCAGCAGGCGCTGGAACGCATGTTCGTTTCTTCCACAGGAGTCTTTTGA
- the sctV gene encoding type III secretion system export apparatus subunit SctV: MAETKALPRDWQRMFSAGRGVSGRRLGASPRADLFLAAFIVAVVALFILPLPQIALDGMISLNLAVSVVLLTVSTYVPSAVSFSSFPALLLFTTLFRLALNIASCKLILLHANAGHVIDAFGRLVVGNNVVVGGVVFLVIAVVQFIVIAKGSERVAEVGARFSLDAMPGKQMSIDADLRAGIISADEARERREKLEQESQMHGAMDGAMKFVKGDAIAGLVIAFINIVAGIAVGTLMHGMGIGDALQRYAILTVGDGMASQIPSLLVSIAAGIVTTRVATRDARQRQLGEQLGEQLGAHPRALLIAALVLAGFLVVPGFPKWSFALIAAGLGAFAFTQLKRKTAAPSFNLIHVAGRVGAADDGQPAKAAHAAGVTSLIAVSLSDDLRTSLNLAQLQAALASAKARVDADVGTVFPRLTLNDDEGAAAGTYRIYLQDVLAASGALKPGWLLWDGASPLPERAERQPAEAFGPFPTALWIKPDGAAPDAKWLTSEAALAAHVEQIVRRHADELLGIQETQALVHLVRRDHPELVGELTRLVPLQRVTDVLRRLLAEQVPIRNLRVIFESLITWAPNEPDDVVALVELVRVDLRRMITDRHAGAARQLRVVLFEQNLQERIESAVMRTKQGNFLALSSAVKQDICEQVRAIVQAAGASGPHGAARLAVMVALGARRYVKTILQPVLPELAVLSYQEVEEDVQLHTIGWVKNPPDDGTVGAGAEVRAPGAAR; encoded by the coding sequence ATGGCAGAAACGAAGGCGCTTCCCCGCGACTGGCAGCGGATGTTTTCCGCCGGCCGCGGCGTGTCCGGTCGTCGCCTCGGCGCGTCGCCGCGCGCGGACCTGTTCCTCGCCGCGTTCATCGTCGCGGTCGTCGCGCTGTTCATCCTGCCGCTGCCGCAGATCGCGCTCGACGGGATGATCTCGCTGAATCTCGCGGTGAGCGTCGTGCTGCTGACGGTGTCGACCTACGTGCCTTCGGCGGTCAGCTTCTCGTCGTTTCCGGCGCTGCTGCTGTTTACGACGCTGTTCCGGCTCGCGCTGAACATCGCGTCGTGCAAGCTGATCCTGCTGCACGCGAACGCCGGCCACGTGATCGACGCGTTCGGCCGGCTCGTCGTCGGCAACAACGTCGTCGTGGGCGGCGTCGTGTTCCTCGTGATCGCCGTCGTGCAGTTCATCGTGATCGCGAAGGGCTCGGAGCGCGTCGCCGAAGTCGGCGCGCGCTTCTCGCTCGACGCGATGCCGGGCAAGCAGATGAGCATCGATGCGGACCTGCGCGCGGGCATCATCAGCGCCGACGAGGCGCGCGAGCGCCGCGAGAAGCTCGAGCAGGAATCGCAGATGCATGGCGCGATGGACGGCGCGATGAAGTTCGTCAAGGGCGACGCGATCGCGGGGCTCGTGATCGCGTTCATCAACATCGTCGCGGGGATCGCGGTGGGCACGCTGATGCACGGGATGGGCATCGGCGACGCGCTGCAACGCTACGCGATCCTGACGGTCGGCGACGGGATGGCGTCGCAGATCCCGTCGCTGCTCGTGTCGATCGCGGCGGGCATCGTGACGACGCGCGTCGCGACGCGCGATGCGCGGCAGCGCCAGCTCGGCGAGCAGCTGGGCGAACAGCTCGGCGCGCATCCGCGCGCGCTCCTGATCGCGGCGCTCGTGCTGGCCGGCTTTCTGGTGGTGCCCGGCTTCCCGAAATGGTCGTTCGCGCTGATCGCGGCCGGGCTCGGCGCGTTCGCGTTCACGCAGCTCAAGCGCAAGACCGCCGCGCCGAGCTTCAACCTGATACACGTCGCGGGGCGCGTCGGCGCGGCCGACGACGGGCAGCCGGCGAAGGCGGCGCACGCGGCCGGCGTCACGTCGCTGATCGCGGTGTCGCTGTCCGACGACCTGCGCACGAGCCTGAACCTCGCGCAGCTGCAGGCGGCGCTGGCGAGCGCGAAGGCGCGCGTCGACGCGGACGTCGGCACGGTGTTTCCGCGCCTCACGCTGAACGACGACGAAGGCGCAGCCGCCGGCACGTACCGGATCTATCTGCAGGACGTGCTCGCCGCGAGCGGCGCGCTGAAGCCCGGCTGGCTGCTGTGGGACGGCGCGTCGCCGCTGCCGGAGCGCGCGGAGCGCCAGCCGGCCGAGGCGTTCGGGCCGTTCCCGACCGCGCTGTGGATCAAGCCCGACGGCGCGGCGCCGGACGCCAAATGGCTGACGAGCGAAGCCGCGCTCGCCGCGCACGTCGAGCAGATCGTGCGCCGGCACGCGGACGAGCTGCTCGGCATCCAGGAAACGCAGGCGCTCGTGCATCTCGTGCGGCGCGACCACCCGGAACTCGTCGGCGAGCTGACGCGGCTCGTGCCGCTGCAGCGCGTCACCGACGTGCTGCGCCGGCTGCTCGCCGAGCAGGTGCCGATCCGCAACCTGCGCGTGATCTTCGAGAGCCTGATCACGTGGGCGCCGAACGAGCCCGACGACGTGGTCGCGCTGGTCGAGCTGGTGCGCGTCGACCTGCGCCGGATGATCACCGACCGCCACGCGGGCGCGGCGCGCCAGCTGCGCGTCGTGCTGTTCGAGCAGAACCTGCAGGAGCGCATCGAGAGCGCGGTGATGCGCACCAAGCAGGGCAATTTCCTCGCGCTGTCGAGCGCGGTGAAGCAGGACATCTGCGAACAGGTGCGCGCGATCGTGCAGGCCGCGGGCGCGAGCGGCCCGCACGGCGCGGCGCGGCTCGCGGTGATGGTCGCGCTCGGCGCGCGCCGCTACGTGAAGACGATCCTGCAGCCGGTGCTGCCCGAACTCGCGGTGCTGTCGTACCAGGAGGTCGAGGAGGACGTGCAGCTGCACACGATCGGCTGGGTGAAGAACCCGCCCGACGACGGCACGGTCGGCGCGGGCGCCGAGGTGCGCGCGCCGGGAGCCGCGCGATGA
- a CDS encoding helix-turn-helix transcriptional regulator, which yields MTNADGTPLVEWFSQADLAAAFAGSAELQAANREVFTVVQSAAGKSDPGAFDFAQCHARLRQIGFSTLGYGAYEMIGRRMLCAHVLRDLAPATFMQPYIEGMLYETDPRFAQVRQSGFPVAWRLDDIEAAAQRGGDRKVAALAGHLRAHAMNSGVIFSLSAPRLDLRVAVNVTSETHGTDWIDDRVIGGALSVSLAVHRVALPFLEARVARARGFALGQEQQAVLERLVHGLSDQEIASALRTSLHKVGHHIRSLERLFNVQNRAQLAYLAGRRLES from the coding sequence ATGACCAATGCTGACGGAACGCCACTCGTCGAGTGGTTCTCGCAGGCCGACCTGGCGGCCGCCTTCGCCGGTTCGGCCGAATTGCAGGCGGCGAACCGGGAGGTTTTTACCGTCGTTCAATCCGCTGCCGGTAAATCCGACCCGGGCGCATTCGATTTCGCGCAATGCCATGCGCGCTTGCGACAGATCGGTTTCAGCACGCTCGGTTATGGCGCATACGAAATGATCGGGCGGCGCATGCTGTGCGCGCATGTGCTGCGCGATCTCGCGCCGGCGACCTTCATGCAGCCATATATAGAAGGCATGCTCTACGAAACCGATCCGCGTTTCGCGCAAGTGCGCCAGAGCGGCTTTCCGGTCGCATGGCGGCTCGATGACATCGAGGCGGCCGCGCAGCGCGGCGGCGACCGCAAGGTGGCCGCGCTCGCGGGCCATCTGCGCGCGCATGCGATGAACAGCGGCGTGATCTTCAGCCTGTCGGCGCCGCGGCTCGACCTGCGGGTCGCGGTCAACGTGACGTCCGAAACGCACGGCACCGACTGGATCGACGATCGCGTGATCGGCGGCGCGCTGTCGGTGAGCCTCGCGGTGCACCGCGTCGCGCTGCCGTTCCTCGAGGCGCGCGTCGCGCGCGCACGCGGCTTCGCGCTCGGCCAGGAGCAGCAGGCGGTGCTCGAGCGGCTCGTGCACGGGCTGTCGGACCAGGAGATCGCGAGCGCGCTGCGCACGTCGCTGCACAAGGTCGGCCATCACATCCGTTCGCTCGAGCGGCTGTTCAACGTACAGAACCGCGCGCAGCTCGCGTATCTCGCCGGACGTCGTCTGGAGTCCTGA
- a CDS encoding helix-turn-helix transcriptional regulator, with amino-acid sequence MSDIALHQEAVAPEFPLPSGDLACRDGAQRPRPVQVVWCDDVKRGDVEQPHAPRLGVADTLAHAQSTAERNRIVTSLLHLTGFSTFAYFALEFAHERVESLYLHEAFTPATYRGDYVRHSHHDVDPRTLGARVCNMPIVWDLQQLRRQHRQRVDGASVPSGALDGFLQTMQDDGMCSGIMYSMAVPGTRLHAFMSFTAPRRTREWITPATVEQALSIGLSVHKFASPQLIATSRERTVNGLTPFEQELLIGIAEGASDKEIGRRLDTSAHNVDYHLRKLRKRFGVANRIQLTYLTSKLELI; translated from the coding sequence ATGTCCGATATTGCCTTGCATCAAGAAGCTGTCGCCCCAGAATTTCCATTGCCGTCAGGCGACCTGGCGTGCCGCGACGGCGCGCAGCGCCCCCGCCCGGTGCAGGTCGTCTGGTGCGACGACGTGAAGCGCGGCGACGTCGAGCAGCCGCACGCGCCGCGGCTCGGCGTCGCGGACACGCTCGCGCACGCGCAGAGCACCGCCGAGCGCAATCGCATCGTGACGAGCCTGCTGCACCTGACCGGCTTCTCGACGTTCGCGTACTTCGCGCTGGAATTCGCGCACGAGCGCGTCGAAAGCCTCTACCTTCACGAAGCGTTCACGCCCGCGACCTATCGCGGCGACTACGTGCGGCACAGCCATCACGACGTCGATCCGCGCACGCTCGGCGCGCGCGTCTGCAACATGCCGATCGTGTGGGACCTGCAGCAACTGCGCCGCCAGCACCGGCAACGCGTCGACGGCGCGAGCGTGCCGTCCGGCGCGCTCGACGGTTTCCTGCAGACGATGCAGGACGACGGGATGTGCAGCGGGATCATGTATTCGATGGCCGTGCCCGGCACGCGGCTGCATGCGTTCATGAGCTTCACCGCGCCGCGCCGCACGCGCGAATGGATCACGCCGGCGACGGTCGAGCAGGCGCTGTCGATCGGGCTGTCGGTGCACAAGTTCGCATCGCCGCAGTTGATCGCGACGTCGCGCGAACGCACGGTCAACGGCCTCACGCCGTTCGAGCAGGAACTGCTGATCGGCATCGCCGAAGGCGCGTCGGACAAGGAGATCGGCCGGCGCCTCGACACCAGCGCGCACAACGTCGACTATCACTTGCGCAAGCTGCGCAAGCGCTTCGGCGTCGCGAACCGGATCCAGCTCACCTACCTGACGTCGAAGCTCGAACTGATCTGA
- a CDS encoding NRAMP family divalent metal transporter, which produces MSTPSNVSPPIAVERGAVLDDAHLGDIRGAFGTIAHHDTAPRGTWRARLRTLLAIIGPGLIVMVGDNDAGAFGTYTQAGQNYGTTLLWTLLLLVPVLYVNQEMVLRLGAVTGVGHARLIFERFGKFWGAFSVIDLFLLNALTIVTEFIGITFVLDFFGLPKVAGVCVAAALTMAAVSTGDFRRFERFAVVLCVMSLLLVPVLVTIHPPVAQMSRDLFVPAWPAHAKLSDVMLLVIGVVGTTVAPWQLFFQQSYVIDKRITPRFMKYEKADLWIGIVFVLIGAVAMIGFSAALFGGHPEFGNFTDAGGVIAGLEKYAGRTSATLFAVALLDACIIGAAAVSLSTAYAIGDVFKIRHSLHRNVSDAKGFYLVYFGIVAAAATLVLIPGSPLGLLTEAVQTLAGVLLPSATVFLLLLCNDRQVLGPWVNSTKLNIFTSAVIWVLVLLSIILTASVMYPDISGDAIVDVLVGGTVFAIAGYLATVLIRRNKRVIEPGVDRSLRDTWRMPPLDTLEPQVMTLSTRIWMGVLRGYLVIAVGLVIVKVVQMMLLR; this is translated from the coding sequence ATGTCCACGCCATCCAACGTTTCTCCACCGATCGCCGTCGAGCGCGGCGCCGTGCTCGACGACGCCCATCTGGGCGACATCCGCGGCGCGTTCGGGACGATCGCGCATCACGACACCGCGCCGCGGGGCACGTGGCGGGCGCGCCTGCGCACGCTGCTCGCGATCATCGGGCCGGGCCTGATCGTGATGGTCGGCGACAACGACGCGGGCGCATTCGGCACCTATACCCAGGCCGGGCAGAACTACGGCACGACGCTGCTGTGGACGCTGCTGCTGCTCGTGCCCGTGCTGTACGTGAACCAGGAAATGGTGCTGCGGCTCGGCGCGGTGACGGGCGTCGGCCATGCGCGGCTGATCTTCGAGCGCTTCGGCAAGTTCTGGGGCGCGTTCAGCGTGATCGACCTGTTCCTGCTCAACGCGCTGACGATCGTCACCGAATTCATCGGCATCACGTTCGTGCTCGACTTCTTCGGGCTGCCGAAGGTCGCCGGCGTGTGCGTGGCCGCCGCGCTGACGATGGCGGCGGTCAGCACCGGCGATTTCAGGCGCTTCGAGCGCTTCGCGGTGGTGCTGTGCGTGATGAGCCTGCTGCTCGTGCCGGTGCTCGTGACGATCCATCCGCCGGTCGCGCAGATGTCGCGCGACCTCTTCGTGCCGGCCTGGCCCGCGCACGCGAAGCTGTCCGACGTGATGCTGCTCGTGATCGGCGTCGTCGGCACGACGGTCGCGCCGTGGCAGTTGTTCTTCCAGCAGAGCTACGTGATCGACAAGCGCATCACGCCGCGCTTCATGAAGTACGAGAAGGCCGACCTGTGGATCGGCATCGTGTTCGTGCTGATCGGCGCGGTCGCGATGATCGGCTTCAGCGCCGCGCTGTTCGGCGGGCATCCGGAGTTCGGCAACTTCACCGACGCGGGCGGCGTCATCGCCGGCCTCGAGAAGTATGCCGGCCGCACGAGCGCGACGCTGTTCGCGGTCGCGCTGCTCGATGCGTGCATCATCGGCGCGGCGGCGGTGTCGCTGTCGACCGCGTACGCGATCGGCGACGTGTTCAAGATCCGCCACTCGCTGCACCGCAACGTGTCGGACGCGAAGGGCTTCTATCTCGTCTACTTCGGCATCGTCGCGGCCGCGGCGACGCTGGTGCTGATCCCGGGCAGCCCGCTCGGACTGCTGACGGAGGCGGTGCAGACGCTCGCGGGCGTGCTGCTGCCGAGCGCGACCGTGTTCCTGCTGCTGCTCTGCAACGACAGGCAGGTGCTCGGGCCGTGGGTCAACTCGACGAAGCTCAACATCTTCACCAGCGCGGTGATCTGGGTGCTGGTGCTGCTGTCGATCATCCTGACCGCGTCGGTGATGTATCCGGACATCAGCGGCGACGCGATCGTCGACGTGCTGGTGGGCGGCACCGTGTTCGCGATCGCCGGCTACCTCGCGACGGTGCTGATCCGCCGCAACAAGCGCGTGATCGAGCCGGGCGTCGACCGCTCGCTGCGCGACACGTGGCGCATGCCGCCGCTCGACACGCTCGAGCCGCAGGTGATGACGCTGTCGACGCGGATCTGGATGGGCGTGCTGCGCGGCTACCTCGTGATCGCGGTCGGCCTCGTGATCGTCAAGGTCGTGCAGATGATGCTGCTCAGGTAA